A single region of the Triticum dicoccoides isolate Atlit2015 ecotype Zavitan chromosome 2B, WEW_v2.0, whole genome shotgun sequence genome encodes:
- the LOC119366793 gene encoding probable carboxylesterase 5: MPANKTYPSHKNANGEVDDEFYPLIRKYKDGRIERFMSSFVPASEDPAASRGVATRDVVVDQGTGVSVRLFLPAQAAEAGTRLPLVVYVHGGSFCTESAFSRTYHRYATSLAASAGALIVSVEYRLAPEYPVPTSYDDTWAALRWVASLSDPWLAKYADPSRTFLAGDSAGGNIVYHTAVRATHDDSIMDIQGLVMVHPFFWGPERLPAEKVLDGDAMFPPVWVDKLWPFVTAGGAGNDDPRINPPDEEIALLTGRRVLVAVAEKDTLRDRGRQFVCSMRRCGWVDGSLTVVESEGEDHGFHLYAPLRATSKKLMKSIVQFINHRATLPSPAMVIPEGSAETMLGVPSRPFKDIFGYGMRMKRWSGTSFGLKVGRAKASTTSYGLPLKQARTFGDPVSAPTSVRFVMRNCF; encoded by the coding sequence ATGCCTGCAAACAAGACTTACCCCTCCCATAAAAATGCCAACGGTGAGGTGGACGACGAATTCTACCCATTAATCCGCAAGTACAAGGACGGCCGGATCGAGCGGTTCATGAGCTCATTCGTGCCGGCGTCAGAGGACCCGGCCGCCAGCCGTGGTGTGGCGACGAGGGACGTCGTCGTCGACCAGGGCACCGGTGTGTCCGTGCGCCTGTTCCTTCCTGCCCAGGCTGCCGAGGCCGGCACGAGGCTCCCCCTTGTTGTGTACGTCCATGGTGGTTCCTTCTGCACGGAGAGTGCCTTCTCCCGGACGTACCACCGTTACGCCACTTCCCTCGCCGCCAGCGCAGGGGCGCTCATCGTGTCCGTGGAGTACCGTCTGGCGCCGGAATATCCCGTGCCGACGTCCTACGATGACACATGGGCCGCGCTGCGGTGGGTGGCGTCCTTGTCCGACCCTTGGCTCGCCAAATACGCAGACCCTAGCCGCACGTTCCTCGCCGGCGACAGCGCTGGCGGCAACATCGTGTACCACACGGCCGTGCGCGCCACACATGATGACAGCATCATGGACATCCAGGGGTTGGTCATGGTGCATCCATTCTTCTGGGGGCCCGAGCGTCTCCCGGCGGAGAAGGTCTTGGACGGCGACGCCATGTTCCCACCAGTGTGGGTGGATAAGCTGTGGCCGTTCGTGACGGCGGGCGGGGCTGGCAACGATGATCCTCGGATCAATCCTCCGGACGAGGAGATCGCGTTGCTAACTGGCAGGCGGGTGCTTGTGGCCGTTGCAGAGAAGGACACCCTGCGCGACCGGGGGCGCCAGTTTGTGTGCAGCATGCGCAGGTGTGGGTGGGTTGATGGCAGCCTCACCGTGGTGGAGTCGGAGGGTGAGGACCATGGCTTCCACTTGTACGCCCCCCTACGTGCGACCAGCAAGAAGCTTATGAAGAGCATCGTGCAGTTCATAAACCATCGCGCCACCTTGCCGTCACCGGCCATGGTGATCCCAGAAGGCTCGGCCGAAACTATGCTAGGCGTCCCTAGTAGGCCATTTAAGGACATATTTGGCTACGGGATGCGCATGAAACGTTGGAGTGGCACGAGTTTTGGGCTCAAAGTTGGTCGTGCAAAAGCATCGACGACGAGCTATGGGTTACCTTTGAAGCAAGCTCGCACCTTCGGAGACCCTGTTTCAGCACCAACTTCGGTAAGATTCGTGATGAGGAACTGTTTCTAG